The following are encoded in a window of Carya illinoinensis cultivar Pawnee chromosome 15, C.illinoinensisPawnee_v1, whole genome shotgun sequence genomic DNA:
- the LOC122295473 gene encoding G-type lectin S-receptor-like serine/threonine-protein kinase LECRK3 yields MQVSMVLSFLLIFAHSIAINAQQRNFNLSRGSSLSPTENSSLFSQSGKFAFGFFPFGDGFAVGIWYESGTLQKTVVWTANRNDPPVSRNATIGLTNDGRLIVHEVGVQEKPIANTTGPALFVSMLDSGNLVLYNSNLTIIWQSFDYPTDTLLPGLLLRAGDELVSSIFETNHSMGSFRIKMQTDGNIVMYPVGSLDAPDFAYWASVTNFVGKNATLTLDGNGRLYMLNSSGAEVKNINNAAVPSDGKMYRATIDADGIFRVYSHNLIENGSQSIEWYVPDDRCRPKGICGINGYCDLINLQPVCACPPGFDFIKHEEKNLGCNRNFILESCAFKNDHTEYTIQELQSIVWLESTYAILPSMTIEECKLACLEDCNCEAAQFQGQECKKQKLPLTFGRRTSQQEDGKPSPSMLVKVGMDSGRNGTIAPKESRKVLRMDILVIGLACISFALIVLAFSAFLIFRYRLWAYKKIPYKSNDQGLIEDVSLRVFTYNELEVATSGFSEPLGSGSFGTVFKGTLSGQRRIAVKRLDLKVVAEVQEMEFLNEMRSIGRIHHRNLVRLLGYCHDGSNRLLVYDYMSNGTLSSYLFKSQLKPNWVERINIALNIARGLLYLHEECETRIIHCDLKPSNILMDEYGHAKIADFGLAKLLMPEHSRTFTEPIRGTRGYIAPEWHMDLPITVKADVYSFGIVFFVIICCRKRLDNDAPEEEAILVKWVKDCFKANEVSKLVPEEVDQQSLERMIKIGLWCIEEDPAARPSMKKVIQMLEGIVEILEPPCAHSSFQY; encoded by the coding sequence ATGCAGGTTTCTATGGtactttcatttcttcttatttttgccCATTCAATAGCAATTAATGCTCAACAGAGAAACTTCAACTTGAGCCGAggctcttctctctctcccactgAAAATTCATCACTATTCTCACAATCTGGCAAATTTGCCTTTGGGTTCTTTCCTTTTGGTGACGGCTTTGCAGTAGGCATATGGTACGAATCAGGAACTTTACAAAAAACTGTTGTCTGGACAGCCAATCGGAATGATCCTCCGGTATCTCGCAATGCCACCATTGGATTGACAAACGATGGTAGGCTCATCGTGCATGAGGTGGGAGTCCAAGAAAAACCCATTGCCAATACTACAGGACCCGCTTTATTTGTTTCCATGCTCGATTCTGGCAACCTTGTTCTCTACAATTCAAATTTAACAATTATATGGCAAAGTTTTGATTATCCAACAGACACCCTTCTGCCAGGTCTACTCTTAAGAGCTGGGGATGAACTCGTTTCTAGTATCTTTGAAACCAATCACTCGATGGGAAGCTTTCGGATCAAGATGCAGACCGATGGGAATATTGTGATGTATCCAGTTGGTTCTCTTGATGCTCCAGACTTTGCTTATTGGGCATCAGTAACAAATTTTGTAGGAAAGAACGCAACTCTGACGCTGGATGGAAACGGCCGCTTGTACATGCTCAATAGTAGTGGCGCTGAGGTGAAGAACATCAATAATGCAGCTGTTCCGTCTGATGGGAAGATGTATCGAGCCACAATTGATGCAGACGGGATATTCAGGGTGTATTCTCATAACTTGATTGAAAATGGTAGTCAATCAATCGAGTGGTATGTGCCAGATGATAGATGTAGACCTAAAGGCATATGTGGCATCAATGGGTATTGTGATCTCATAAATCTACAGCCTGTTTGTGCTTGTCCTCCTGGATTTGATTTCATCAAACATGAGGAAAAAAATTTGGGTTGCAATagaaacttcattttagaaAGTTGTGCCTTTAAAAATGATCATACGGAGTACACTATTCAAGAATTGCAAAGCATTGTATGGCTAGAAAGCACATATGCCATTTTGCCTTCTATGACGATAGAAGAATGCAAACTGGCATGTTTAGAGGACTGCAATTGTGAAGCTGCTCAGTTCCAAGGCCAAGAATGCAAGAAACAAAAGCTTCCATTGACATTTGGGAGAAGAACATCACAACAGGAAGATGGCAAACCAAGCCCAAGTATGCTTGTTAAAGTAGGCATGGACTCAGGTAGGAATGGGACAATAGCTCCCAAAGAATCTCGAAAAGTTTTGCGAATGGACATCTTAGTGATTGGTCTTGCATGTATTTCTTTCGCATTAATTGTGCTAGCCTTTTCTGCTTTTCTTATCTTTAGATATCGTCTTTGGGCGTACAAAAAGATTCCTTATAAAAGTAATGATCAAGGATTGATTGAAGATGTCTCTCTTCGAGTATTTACTTACAATGAACTCGAAGTTGCGACGAGTGGTTTTAGCGAACCACTAGGCAGTGGCTCTTTTGGGACAGTTTTCAAGGGCACATTGTCAGGGCAAAGAAGAATTGCCGTCAAGCGGCTTGATTTGAAAGTGGTGGCTGAAGTCCAAGAAATGGAATTTCTAAACGAAATGAGGTCCATTGGAAGAATCCACCATAGAAACCTTGTCCGCTTGCTAGGTTACTGCCATGATGGTTCCAATAGGCTTTTGGTGTACGATTACATGAGCAATGGAACACTCTCAAGCTACCTTTTCAAATCCCAGTTAAAGCCAAATTGGGTAGAAAGAATCAACATTGCTTTGAATATAGCAAGAGGGCTCCTATACTTACACGAGGAATGCGAGACCCGAATCATACACTGCGACCTCAAGCCCAGCAACATACTAATGGATGAGTACGGGCATGCCAAAATTGCAGATTTTGGACTAGCAAAGTTATTGATGCCAGAGCATTCCAGAACTTTCACTGAGCCTATTAGAGGGACAAGAGGGTATATTGCCCCTGAGTGGCACATGGACTTGCCCATCACAGTGAAAGCcgatgtttatagttttgggATTGTATTCTTTGTCATTATATGCTGTCGCAAGAGACTTGACAACGATGCTCCTGAAGAAGAGGCAATTCTTGTCAAGTGGGTCAAAGACTGTTTCAAGGCCAATGAAGTAAGCAAACTGGTGCCTGAAGAAGTTGATCAGCAAAGCTTGGAAAGGATGATCAAAATTGGGTTGTGGTGTATAGAAGAAGACCCAGCAGCCCGCCCTTCAATGAAGAAAGTGATTCAGATGTTGGAAGGTATTGTAGAGATACTCGAACCTCCATGCGCTCATTCTTCATTTCAGTATTAG
- the LOC122296079 gene encoding uncharacterized protein LOC122296079, which yields MEDGVLSSLYEGLKLTDEEKQEIEVSTEEISLSTSKSKLCIMVCLISDKETNRGALMGTLPKIWNAEGKIVFKEVGRNKFLVEFKSRSDKIRVLNGRPWSFDKSLLCIQDCEGAKSIKEMQFCFEPFWIQCHDMPFAGMTASMGQKLGSSLGKVLMVDTDGSETCWGKFLRVKVMLDITKPLARGRFISQDGEKFWIPFKYERMANFCYHCGSIKHGHGTCENIEKGLHVGASLGQQYGAWLRASNKKQVKSAGKVRKMTDDGGSSESGRRVSSDESTKEDDNYGKVPEAVRQQAGSQSLHTHEEAAPVSARRKVVEAVESVMQEGVQSPTILLEESQLGPVVVEESKKERKVPSSGHSWKRRAREARISPTNQGLEEEIIVTKHNHSSKRKAQEIYEGGVEKRSKLTLVDEEGDELSMAVAVEQPCQLL from the coding sequence atggaggatggtgTTTTATCATCCCTCTACGAGGGACTGAAATTAACAGATGAGGAAAAACAAGAGATTGAGGTTAGCACTGAAGAAATATCGTTATCAACTTCAAAAAGCAAGCTATGCATAATGGTTTGTCTGATTTCTGATAAGGAGACAAACAGAGGAGCTCTCATGGGTACGCTGCCTAAGATATGGAATGCAGAGGGGAAAATTGTTTTTAAAGAGGTTGGAAGAAATAAGTTCTTGGTGGAGTTTAAATCGAGGTCGGATAAAATAAGAGTGTTGAATGGTCGGCCATGGTCCTTTGACAAGAGCCTGCTGTGTATCCAGGACTGTGAAGGTGCCAAGTCCATAAAGGAAATGCAGTTCTGTTTTGAACCCTTCTGGATTCAGTGTCATGACATGCCATTCGCAGGTATGACTGCGAGTATGGGGCAGAAGCTGGGAAGCTCCCTGGGGAAGGTTCTTATGGTGGATACGGATGGCAGTGAAACCTGCTGGGGCAAGTTCTTACGTGTGAAGGTAATGCTAGACATAACCAAACCACTTGCTAGAGGCAGGTTTATTTCTCAGGATGGTGAAAAGTTCTGGAttccttttaaatatgaaagaatggCCAACTTTTGTTATCACTGTGGGTCCATAAAACATGGACATGGAACTTGCGAAAACATAGAGAAGGGGCTGCATGTGGGGGCTAGTCTCGGGCAGCAGTATGGTGCGTGGCTGAGGGCTAGTAACAAAAAGCAAGTCAAGTCGGCAGGCAAGGTGAGGAAGATGACAGATGACGGTGGATCATCGGAGAGTGGTCGGAGGGTGTCCTCAGATGAGTCCACTAAAGAAGATGACAATTATGGAAAGGTACCAGAGGCAGTTAGGCAGCAGGCAGGCAGCCAATCATTGCACACGCATGAGGAGGCTGCACCTGTCAGTGCTAGGAGGAAAGTTGTCGAGGCAGTGGAATCAGTGATGCAGGAGGGGGTACAGTCGCCAACAATTCTGTTAGAGGAATCCCAGCTGGGCCCAGTGGTAGTGGAGGAAtctaaaaaggaaaggaaggtACCAAGCAGTGGGCATAGCTGGAAAAGAAGAGCACGTGAGGCCAGAATATCACCAACTAATCAAGGATTAGAGGAAGAAATTATAGTGACTAAGCACAACCATTCAAGTAAAAGGAAAGCTCAAGAAATTTATGAAGGTGGAGTGGAAAAAAGAAGTAAGCTAACCCTTGTAGATGAGGAAGGGGATGAACTCTCTATGGCAGTGGCTGTTGAGCAGCCCTGCCAGCTACTATGA